Proteins found in one Salminus brasiliensis chromosome 13, fSalBra1.hap2, whole genome shotgun sequence genomic segment:
- the mlycd gene encoding malonyl-CoA decarboxylase, mitochondrial, with protein MRMRRMMMMPPARFSIPLRAWRHWCVLTGVQSFRGRQCGGARPQCSSAGLNGDMRSMEEILRRTVIPLPSYETRDKSPPPPDSSSLEFMYFYRKLDREEKLTFLDKLSREFGVDHRGVSELAVKLLDTQLRDSATVLQAEDRLRYILTPRYRHLLGHISRVEGGVKFLVDLRADLLDITSSKLTDSPHMRELNSTLKSLLSEWFSVGLLRLERITWQSPCELLQKISQYEAVHPVRNWTDIKRRVGPYRRCYAFTHASMPGEPLVVLHVALTQDISDNIQCIVREFATLDAIEEVQKINTAIFYSISSTQAGLQGVELGNYLIKRVVRELQSEFPHMAQFSSLSPIPGFASWLQGFLGQYRKEGRAAELLTEQEWRVVEEVTGATPGAAALETLRTLLGSGEWLRSERLLCVLEPVLMRLCAWYLYGEKRRGYALNPVANFHLQNGAVLWRLNWLADTSQRGIANSCGIMVNYRYFLQETSTNSATYLQNKVITASEQVLSLVSQFQKNSKL; from the exons atgaggatgaggaggatgatgatgatgcctcCAGCCCGCTTCAGCATTCCTCTCCGAGCTTGGCGTCACTGGTGTGTTCTGACGGGCGTCCAGAGCTTCAGAGGGAGGCAGTGTGGAGGTGCTCGGCCGCAGTGCTCCTCCGCTGGGCTGAACGGCGACATGAGGAGTATGGAGGAGATCCTGCGCAGGACCGTGATCCCCCTGCCCAGCTACGAGACCAGAGACAAGTCCCCGCCGCCGCCGGACTCCAGCAGCCTGGAGTTCATGTACTTCTACAGAAAGCTGGACCGGGAGGAGAAACTGACGTTTCTCGACAAACTGTCGAGGGAGTTCGGAGTGGACCACCGAGGGGTCTCGGAGCTGGCCGTGAAGCTGCTGGACACGCAGCTGAGGGACTCGGCCACGGTGCTGCAGGCGGAGGACCGGCTGCGTTACATCCTGACCCCCAGATACAGACATTTACTGGGCCATATAAGCAGGGTAGAGGGCGGGGTGAAGTTCTTGGTGGACCTCCGTGCAGATCTCCTTGACATTACATCTTCTAAGCTGACTGACAGTCCTCACATGAGG gaACTTAACAGCACTCTGAAGAGCCTCCTGTCTGAGTGGTTTTCTGTTGGGCTGCTCCGGCTGGAGAGAATCACCTGGCAGTCCCCTTGTGAGCTCCTACAGAAGATCAGCCA ATATGAGGCAGTCCATCCAGTGCGCAACTGGACAGACATCAAGCGCAGAGTTGGGCCCTACAGACGCTGCTATGCCTTCACCCACGCCTCCATGCCTGGAGAACCACTGGTGGTCTTGCACGTGGCGCTCACCCAGGACATTTCGGATAACATCCAA TGCATCGTGAGAGAGTTTGCAACTCTGGATGCGATAGAAGAGGTGCAGAAGATCAACACTGCCATCTTCTACTCCATCTCCTCCACACAGGCTGGCCTGCAGGGGGTGGAGCTGGGCAATTACCTCATCAAGAGGGTGGTCCGCGAATTGCAG AGCGAGTTCCCTCACATGGCCCAGTTCTCCAGCCTGTCGCCCATCCCAGGCTTTGCGTCCTGGCTGCAGGGCTTCCTGGGCCAGTACAGAAAGGAAGGTCGTGCTGCCGAGCTTCTGACAGAGCAGGAGTGGAGGGTGGTTGAGGAGGTGACTGGTGCTACCCCCGGGGCAGCAGCTCTGGAGACCTTGCGTACTCTTCTTGGCTCTGGAGAATGGCTGCGCTCTGAGCGGCTGCTGTGCGTTCTAGAGCCCGTGCTGATGCGGCTCTGCGCCTGGTACCTGTACGGAGAGAAGAGGCGGGGCTATGCCCTCAACCCCGTCGCCAATTTCCACCTGCAGAACGGCGCAGTCTTGTGGCGGCTGAACTGGCTCGCAGACACCAGCCAAAGGGGCATCGCCAACTCGTGTGGTATTATGGTCAACTACCGCTACTTCCTGCAAGAGACCAGCACCAACAGCGCCACCTACCTGCAGAACAAAGTCATCACTGCTTCAGAGCAAGTGCTGAGCCTGGTCTCACAGTTCCAAAAGAACAGCAAACTGTGA